From the Deinococcus arcticus genome, one window contains:
- a CDS encoding multicopper oxidase domain-containing protein, which yields MSWWRSLLSRRDVLRVGAGGAAALAGSAALGQGGTHPAGHTGTAPVSPVPSTTAHAGHGNNLMVGAVNHKRNGFDPMAMLTDWDWGKVSTLPNGQTLREYTMIAQDKEIEIAPGIFFPAWTYNGRVPGPTLRCTEGDRLRITFINATIHAHTIHFHGVHSAEMDGVPGAGPGEIQPGGRFVYEFDAEPFGCHLYHCHATSLKRHIHKGMYGAFIVDPKEGRPPAREFVMVQNAFDTNFDGANEIYAVNTVGFEFARRPIPVQKGELIRIYLINILEFDLINSFHLHANFFNYYDTGTTLEPTSRIVDTIMQAQGQRGILEFKYKFTGNFMFHPHISEFTELGWMGSFQVVEPDAYPAALKAAGVDAGWDQRSRQGAAGGRS from the coding sequence GTGAGCTGGTGGCGGTCCCTGCTGTCCCGGCGTGACGTGCTGCGCGTGGGGGCAGGCGGCGCTGCGGCGCTGGCAGGCAGCGCGGCACTGGGGCAGGGTGGGACCCACCCTGCCGGGCACACGGGAACAGCCCCAGTCAGCCCAGTACCCTCCACCACGGCCCACGCTGGGCACGGCAACAACCTGATGGTGGGCGCCGTGAACCACAAGCGCAACGGCTTTGACCCCATGGCGATGCTCACCGACTGGGACTGGGGCAAGGTCAGCACCCTCCCGAACGGCCAGACCCTGCGCGAGTACACCATGATCGCGCAGGACAAGGAGATTGAGATTGCCCCCGGCATCTTCTTCCCCGCCTGGACCTACAACGGCCGCGTGCCGGGGCCGACCCTGCGCTGCACGGAAGGCGACCGGCTGCGCATCACGTTCATCAACGCGACCATTCACGCGCACACCATCCACTTTCACGGCGTGCATTCGGCCGAAATGGACGGGGTGCCGGGCGCCGGGCCCGGTGAAATCCAGCCGGGCGGGCGCTTCGTGTACGAATTCGACGCTGAGCCCTTCGGCTGTCACCTGTACCACTGCCACGCCACCAGTCTAAAGCGGCACATTCACAAGGGCATGTACGGCGCGTTCATCGTGGACCCCAAGGAGGGGCGGCCACCCGCGCGCGAGTTCGTGATGGTGCAAAACGCCTTCGACACCAACTTTGACGGGGCCAATGAGATCTACGCGGTGAACACGGTGGGCTTCGAGTTCGCGCGCCGGCCCATTCCCGTGCAGAAGGGGGAACTCATTCGCATCTACCTGATCAACATCCTGGAGTTTGATCTGATCAATTCGTTCCACCTGCACGCGAACTTTTTCAACTATTACGACACCGGCACCACCCTGGAACCTACCAGCCGCATCGTGGACACCATCATGCAGGCGCAGGGCCAGCGCGGGATCCTGGAATTCAAGTACAAATTCACGGGCAATTTCATGTTCCACCCGCACATCAGCGAGTTCACCGAACTCGGCTGGATGGGCTCGTTTCAGGTGGTGGAGCCAGATGCCTATCCCGCCGCGTTGAAAGCGGCGGGCGTGGATGCCGGGTGGGACCAGCGCAGTCGGCAA
- a CDS encoding metal-dependent transcriptional regulator, protein MPGHTFSPSVEDYLKQMYLLGQGGRVSTQALADAHGVNPASVTAMLRRLTERGLVRHVPYRGAHLTPAGVRAALNVLRRHTLLELYLHEALGYPMSDVHEEAERLEHVMSEGLEARVTAWLGHPVIDPHGDAIPGSDGHPATGSGLRLTDVPLATLARIIQLPHQPQAAQALQVHALRPGVRVTVRARCPGLGTLTVQAEGAGQPVVLAETVARRIGVTLT, encoded by the coding sequence ATGCCCGGGCACACCTTCTCCCCGTCCGTGGAGGACTATCTCAAACAGATGTACCTGCTCGGGCAGGGCGGGCGCGTCTCCACCCAGGCCCTGGCCGACGCGCACGGCGTCAACCCGGCCAGCGTGACCGCCATGCTGCGCCGCCTCACCGAGCGGGGCCTGGTCCGGCACGTGCCCTACCGCGGCGCGCACCTCACGCCCGCAGGCGTGCGCGCCGCCCTGAACGTGTTGCGGCGCCACACCCTGCTGGAACTGTACCTGCATGAAGCCCTGGGCTACCCCATGAGCGACGTGCATGAGGAGGCCGAGCGCCTGGAGCACGTGATGAGTGAGGGGCTTGAAGCGCGGGTGACCGCGTGGCTGGGCCATCCCGTCATTGATCCGCACGGTGACGCCATCCCGGGCAGTGACGGCCACCCAGCGACCGGGTCTGGACTTCGCCTCACGGACGTGCCCCTGGCCACCCTGGCCCGCATCATTCAGCTTCCCCATCAGCCTCAGGCGGCGCAGGCCCTTCAAGTCCACGCCCTGAGGCCAGGCGTCAGGGTCACGGTGCGGGCACGCTGTCCAGGCCTGGGCACCCTGACCGTTCAGGCAGAGGGCGCAGGCCAGCCCGTGGTCCTGGCTGAAACCGTGGCCCGCCGCATTGGTGTCACCCTGACATAA